In Aliarcobacter faecis, a genomic segment contains:
- a CDS encoding type VI secretion system Vgr family protein, whose amino-acid sequence MQNLNFLKDQIKDIKDTIMNNQKEIQEIKGRLKLLNYKSNDLYGNTDGNYSIYNLEGKSGVNKVYEYEITFISNERIEVEDIVDTDVEIVLEDLVNLKSCKTIFGKIYKASEDSIVSNKYMYKIEVVHPIYYLGLNNKYEIYHSLSATDIINKIVTRYRALLNISLEIRVDNIKYPIKDYTTQYNQSDLEFILMLCEEEGYSLIFKEDDNSSFKIVLCELNDYVEKIDSKILCTYNHKIEFKASKHIEDYYDKNNPSQEYKIEKTKVVTSSKIKDNASSKQLRNDIEKESFRDKLNLLNESLYEDLNRYTNIDTNKEYSQSNIIEAVSNELIVKDSLNALIVSEKENKEEDVIIIEVNYKAYFPNALEEYSKLNDIKDINSNMQYSVEFKAIPKDIIYKPKVTIKKPKIYGVQTAIVSSQDVNNSPINQNQNSIDVDEEGRVRVLFHFERNKTTSCYLRVSNLSSGNNYGSQFIPRVNSEVIVSFVNGNPDCPIIIGTLYNGENKIPYPLPANKTKSYIRTYTTPQYENEEGYNEILFEDKQGNEELNIKAQKDMNTLILNDETKIVKHNQSNLIENDKKEDVNNNSNLNVKSDYTINVNKNLIQTVEEEKITTVNKDYNIYANKDFNILVKDNLNIFVEENITTTIKNILHTYVEKNKQDKFLQNLYLEILEDYGLEISNSLHITSNHVKYEAKEELDLDAYNEVVLRCGNHSLSINSSGVHFHTSNYNSNSPYSGVVANEVGVEGEVINLRLNNEEDEFISKYIKDSGKVKLNADTTLKEGRNVQTTLFILDNNKNILAKETLLATVKNTKISKDFDIESLIKSHNIDFKDIDKIYGEIEW is encoded by the coding sequence ATGCAAAATCTAAATTTTCTAAAAGATCAAATAAAAGATATCAAAGATACGATAATGAATAATCAAAAAGAGATTCAAGAGATAAAAGGAAGGTTAAAACTTTTAAACTATAAAAGTAATGATTTATATGGGAATACAGATGGGAATTATTCAATCTATAATTTAGAAGGGAAAAGTGGAGTAAATAAAGTATATGAATATGAGATAACCTTTATAAGTAATGAAAGAATAGAAGTAGAAGATATAGTAGATACAGATGTAGAGATAGTTTTAGAGGATTTAGTAAATTTAAAATCTTGTAAAACAATCTTTGGAAAGATTTATAAAGCTAGTGAAGATAGTATAGTATCAAATAAATATATGTATAAAATAGAAGTGGTACATCCAATATACTATTTGGGATTAAATAATAAATATGAGATATATCATAGTCTAAGTGCAACAGATATTATAAATAAAATAGTAACAAGATATAGAGCCTTATTAAATATTTCATTAGAGATAAGAGTAGATAATATAAAATATCCAATAAAAGATTATACAACCCAATATAATCAAAGTGATTTAGAGTTTATCTTAATGCTTTGTGAAGAAGAGGGATACTCTTTAATATTTAAAGAAGATGATAATAGTAGCTTTAAAATAGTATTGTGTGAATTAAATGATTATGTAGAGAAAATAGATAGTAAGATATTGTGTACATATAATCATAAAATAGAGTTTAAAGCAAGTAAACATATAGAAGATTACTATGATAAGAATAATCCAAGCCAAGAGTATAAAATAGAGAAAACAAAGGTAGTAACTAGTAGTAAGATAAAAGATAATGCAAGTAGTAAACAATTAAGAAATGATATAGAAAAAGAGAGCTTTAGAGATAAACTAAACTTGTTAAATGAAAGCTTGTATGAAGATTTAAATAGATACACAAATATAGATACAAATAAAGAGTATAGTCAATCAAATATAATAGAAGCAGTTTCAAATGAATTAATAGTAAAAGATAGTTTAAATGCCTTAATAGTAAGTGAAAAAGAGAATAAAGAAGAAGATGTAATAATAATAGAAGTAAACTATAAAGCATACTTTCCAAATGCCTTAGAAGAGTATTCAAAACTAAATGATATAAAAGATATAAACTCAAATATGCAATATAGTGTAGAGTTTAAAGCAATCCCAAAAGATATAATATATAAACCCAAAGTTACAATAAAAAAACCAAAGATATATGGAGTACAAACAGCAATAGTAAGCTCTCAAGATGTAAATAACTCACCAATAAACCAAAATCAAAATAGTATAGATGTAGATGAAGAAGGAAGAGTAAGAGTTCTGTTTCATTTTGAAAGAAATAAAACAACCTCTTGTTACTTAAGAGTATCAAATCTATCTAGTGGAAATAATTATGGCTCACAATTTATTCCAAGAGTAAATAGTGAAGTAATAGTAAGCTTTGTAAATGGTAACCCAGATTGCCCAATAATAATAGGAACTTTGTATAATGGTGAGAATAAAATACCTTACCCACTCCCAGCTAATAAAACAAAAAGCTATATAAGAACATATACAACTCCTCAATATGAAAATGAGGAAGGATATAATGAAATACTCTTTGAAGATAAACAAGGAAATGAAGAGTTAAATATAAAAGCTCAAAAAGATATGAATACTCTAATACTAAATGATGAGACAAAAATAGTTAAACATAATCAAAGTAATCTAATAGAGAATGATAAAAAAGAAGATGTAAATAATAACTCAAACTTAAATGTAAAATCAGACTATACAATAAATGTAAATAAAAACCTAATACAAACTGTAGAAGAAGAGAAAATAACAACTGTAAATAAAGATTATAATATCTATGCTAATAAAGATTTTAATATTTTAGTAAAAGATAATCTAAATATCTTTGTAGAAGAAAATATAACAACTACAATAAAAAATATACTACATACTTATGTAGAAAAAAATAAACAAGATAAGTTTTTGCAAAACCTATACCTAGAGATATTAGAAGATTATGGATTGGAAATAAGTAATAGTCTTCATATAACATCAAATCATGTTAAATACGAAGCAAAAGAAGAACTAGACCTAGATGCTTATAATGAAGTGGTATTAAGATGTGGAAACCATTCACTTTCAATAAATAGTAGTGGAGTACATTTTCATACTTCAAACTACAATAGTAATAGTCCTTATAGTGGGGTGGTGGCTAATGAGGTTGGAGTTGAAGGAGAAGTTATAAATTTAAGATTGAATAATGAAGAAGATGAATTTATTTCAAAATATATTAAAGATAGTGGTAAAGTAAAATTAAATGCAGATACTACATTAAAAGAAGGAAGAAATGTACAAACTACTTTATTTATATTAGACAATAATAAAAATATATTAGCAAAAGAGACTCTTTTGGCAACTGTAAAAAATACAAAAATTAGTAAAGATTTTGATATAGAATCTCTTATAAAATCACATAATATTGACTTTAAAGATATAGATAAAATTTATGGAGAAATAGAATGGTAA